In Ovis canadensis isolate MfBH-ARS-UI-01 breed Bighorn chromosome 3, ARS-UI_OviCan_v2, whole genome shotgun sequence, one DNA window encodes the following:
- the XPO1 gene encoding exportin-1 isoform X1: MPAIMTMLADHAARQLLDFSQKLDINLLDNVVNCLYHGEGAQQRMAQEVLTHLKEHPDAWTRVDTILEFSQNMNTKYYGLQILENVIKTRWKILPRNQCEGIKKYVVGLIIKTSSDPTCVEKEKVYIGKLNMILVQILKQEWPKHWPTFISDIVGASRTSESLCQNNMVILKLLSEEVFDFSSGQITQVKAKHLKDSMCNEFSQIFQLCQFVMENSQNAPLVHATLETLLRFLNWIPLGYIFETKLISTLIYKFLNVPMFRNVSLKCLTEIAGVSVSQYEEQFVTLFTLTMMQLKQMLPLNTNIRLAYSNGKDDEQNFIQNLSLFLCTFLKEHGQLIEKRLNLRETLMEALHYMLLVSEVEETEIFKICLEYWNHLAAELYRESPFSTSASPLLSGSQHFDVPPRRQLYLPVLSKVRLLMVSRMAKPEEVLVVENDQGEVVREFMKDTDSINLYKNMRETLVYLTHLDYVDTERIMTEKLHNQVNGTEWSWKNLNTLCWAIGSISGAMHEEDEKRFLVTVIKDLLGLCEQKRGKDNKAIIASNIMYIVGQYPRFLRAHWKFLKTVVNKLFEFMHETHDGVQDMACDTFIKIAQKCRRHFVQVQVGEVMPFIDEILNNINTIICDLQPQQVHTFYEAVGYMIGAQTDQTVQEHLIEKYMLLPNQVWDSIIQQATKNVDILKDPETVKQLGSILKTNVRACKAVGHPFVIQLGRIYLDMLNVYKCLSENISAAIQANGEMVTKQPLIRSMRTVKRETLKLISGWVSRSNDPQMVAENFVPPLLDAVLIDYQRNVPAAREPEVLSTMAIIVNKLGGHITAEIPQIFDAVFECTLNMINKDFEEYPEHRTNFFLLLQAVNSHCFPAFLAIPPAQFKLVLDSIIWAFKHTMRNVADTGLQILFTLLQNVAQEEAAAQSFYQTYFCDILQHIFSVVTDTSHTAGLTMHASILAYMFNLVEEGKISTPLNPGNPVNNQMFIQEYVANLLKSAFPHLQDAQVKLFVTGLFSLNQDIPAFKEHLRDFLVQIKEFAGEDTSDLFLEERETALRQAQEEKHKLQMSVPGILNPHEIPEEMCD, encoded by the exons gaattaAAAAATACGTTGTGGGCCTCATTATCAAGACATCATCTGACCCAACTTGTGTAGAG aaagAAAAGGTATATATCGGGAAATTAAATATGATTCTTGTTCAG ataCTTAAACAGGAGTGGCCAAAACACTGGCCAACTTTTATCAGTGACATTGTTGGAGCAAGTCGGACCAGTGAAAGTCTCTGTCAGAATAATATGGTGATTCTGAAACTCTTGAGTGAAGAAGTATTTGATTTTTCTAGTGGACAGATAACCCAAGTGAAAGCTAAGCATTTAAAAGACAG catGTGCAACGAATTCTCACAAATTTTTCAGCTTTGTCAGTTTGTGATG GAAAATTCCCAAAATGCTCCACTTGTACATGCAACTTTAGAAACGTTGCTCAGATTTCTTAACTGGATTCCGCTTGGGTATATTTTTGAGACCAAGTTAATCAGCACATTAATTTATAAG ttCCTGAATGTTCCAATGTTTCGAAATGTCTCTCTGAAGTGCCTCACTGAGATTGCTGGTGTGAGTGTAAGCCAGTATGAGGAGCAATTTGTAACGCTATTTACGCTGACAATGATGCAGCTAAAACAG ATGCTTCCTCTAAATACCAATATTCGACTTGCATACTCAAATGGAAAGGATGATGAACAGAACTTTATTCAAAATCTCAGTTTGTTTCTCTGCACCTTTCTTAAAGAACATGGTCAACTTATAGAAAAAAGGTTAAATCTCAGGGAAACACTCATGGAG GCCCTTCATTATATGTTGTTGGTATCCGAAGTAGAGGAAACTGAAATCTTTAAGATTTGTCTTGAGTACTGGAATCACCTGGCAGCTGAACTCTATAGAGAAAGCCCGTTCTCAACATCTGCCTCTCCGTTGCTATCTGGAAGTCAGCATTTTGATGTTCCTCCTAGGAGACAGCTCTATTTGCCTGTATTGTCCAAG GTCCGTTTATTAATGGTTAGTAGAATGGCTAAACCAGAGGAAGTATTAGTTGTAGAAAATGATCAGGGAGAAGTTGTAAGAGAATTCATGAAGGATACAGATTCCATAAATTTGTATAAGAATATGAGAGAAACATTAG ttTATCTTACTCATCTGGATTATGTAGATACAGAAAGAATAATGACTGAGAAGCTTCACAATCAAGTGAATGGTACGGAGTGGTCATGGAAGAATTTGAATACATTGTGTTGGGCAATAGGCTCCATTAGTGGAGCAATGCATGAAGAGGATGAAAAGCGATTTCTTGTTACTGTTATAAAG GACCTATTAGGATTATGTGAACAGAAAAGAGGCAAAGATAATAAAGCTATTATTGCATCAAATATCATGTACATAGTAGGTCAATATCCACGATTTTTAAGAGCTCACTGGAAATTTTTGAAGACAGTAGTTAACAAGCTCTTCGAATTCATGCATG agACCCACGATGGAGTCCAGGACATGGCTTGTGATACTTTCATTAAAATAGCTCAAAAGTGCCGCAGGCATTTCGTTCAGGTTCAGGTTGGAGAAGTAATGCCATTTATTGATGAGATTTTGAACAATATTAACACTATAATTTGTGATCTTCAACCTCAACAG GTCCATACATTTTATGAAGCTGTGGGGTACATGATCGGTGCACAAACAGACCAAACAGTACAGGAACATTTGATAGAAAAATATATGCTACTTCCTAATCAGGTTTGGGATAGCATAATCCAGCAAGCAACCAAA AATGTGGATATACTTAAAGATCCTGAAACAGTCAAGCAACTTGGTAGCATACTGAAAACAAATGTGAGAGCTTGCAAAGCAGTTGGACACCCATTTGTGATTCAGCTTGGGAGAATTTATTTAGATATGCTTAATGTATACAAGTGCCTCAGTGAAAATATTTCTGCAGCTATTCAAGCTAATG GTGAGATGGTTACAAAGCAACCATTGATTAGAAGTATGCGAACAGTAAAAAGAGAAACTTTAAAGTTAATATCTGGTTGGGTGAGCCGGTCTAATGATCCACAGATG gtagCTGAAAATTTTGTTCCTCCTCTGTTGGATGCAGTTCTCATTGATTACCAGAGAAATGTCCCAGCTGCTAGAGAGCCAGAAGTGCTTAGTACTATGGCTATTATTGTCAACAAGTTAGGAGGACATATAACAGCTGAAATACCTCAAATATTTGATGCTGTTTTTGAGTGCACATTGAATATGATAAATAAG GACTTTGAAGAATATCCTGAACACAGAACGAACTTTTTCTTACTACTTCAGGCTGTCAATTCTCATTGTTTCCCAGCGTTCCTGGCTATTCCACCTGCACAGTTTAAACTTGTTTTGGATTCTATTATTTGGGCTTTTAAACATACCATGAGGAATGTAGCAGATACag GCTTACAGATACTTTTTACACTCTTACAAAATGTTGCACAAGAAGAAGCTGCAGCTCAGAGTTTTTATCAGACTTATTTTTGTGATATTCTTCAGCATATCTTTTCTGTTGTGACAGACACCTCACATACTGCGG GTTTAACAATGCATGCATCCATCCTTGCATATATGTTTAATTTGgttgaagaaggaaaaataagtacACCATTAAATCCTGGAAATCCAGTTAACAACCAAATGTTTATTCAGGAATATGTGGCTAATCTTCTTAAGTCTGCATTCCCTCATCTACAAGA CGCTCAAGTAAAGCTCTTTGTGACAGGACTTTTCAGCTTAAATCAGGATATTCCAGCATTCAAGGAACATCTTCGGGATTTCCTGGTACAGATAAAG GAGTTTGCAGGTGAAGATACATCGGATCTCTTTTTGGAAGAACGAGAAACAGCCCTTCGACAGGctcaggaagaaaaacacaaacttCAGATGTCTGTCCCAGGCATCCTTAATCCACATGAAATTCCAGAAGAAATGTGTGATTAA
- the XPO1 gene encoding exportin-1 isoform X2 has protein sequence MILVQILKQEWPKHWPTFISDIVGASRTSESLCQNNMVILKLLSEEVFDFSSGQITQVKAKHLKDSMCNEFSQIFQLCQFVMENSQNAPLVHATLETLLRFLNWIPLGYIFETKLISTLIYKFLNVPMFRNVSLKCLTEIAGVSVSQYEEQFVTLFTLTMMQLKQMLPLNTNIRLAYSNGKDDEQNFIQNLSLFLCTFLKEHGQLIEKRLNLRETLMEALHYMLLVSEVEETEIFKICLEYWNHLAAELYRESPFSTSASPLLSGSQHFDVPPRRQLYLPVLSKVRLLMVSRMAKPEEVLVVENDQGEVVREFMKDTDSINLYKNMRETLVYLTHLDYVDTERIMTEKLHNQVNGTEWSWKNLNTLCWAIGSISGAMHEEDEKRFLVTVIKDLLGLCEQKRGKDNKAIIASNIMYIVGQYPRFLRAHWKFLKTVVNKLFEFMHETHDGVQDMACDTFIKIAQKCRRHFVQVQVGEVMPFIDEILNNINTIICDLQPQQVHTFYEAVGYMIGAQTDQTVQEHLIEKYMLLPNQVWDSIIQQATKNVDILKDPETVKQLGSILKTNVRACKAVGHPFVIQLGRIYLDMLNVYKCLSENISAAIQANGEMVTKQPLIRSMRTVKRETLKLISGWVSRSNDPQMVAENFVPPLLDAVLIDYQRNVPAAREPEVLSTMAIIVNKLGGHITAEIPQIFDAVFECTLNMINKDFEEYPEHRTNFFLLLQAVNSHCFPAFLAIPPAQFKLVLDSIIWAFKHTMRNVADTGLQILFTLLQNVAQEEAAAQSFYQTYFCDILQHIFSVVTDTSHTAGLTMHASILAYMFNLVEEGKISTPLNPGNPVNNQMFIQEYVANLLKSAFPHLQDAQVKLFVTGLFSLNQDIPAFKEHLRDFLVQIKEFAGEDTSDLFLEERETALRQAQEEKHKLQMSVPGILNPHEIPEEMCD, from the exons ATGATTCTTGTTCAG ataCTTAAACAGGAGTGGCCAAAACACTGGCCAACTTTTATCAGTGACATTGTTGGAGCAAGTCGGACCAGTGAAAGTCTCTGTCAGAATAATATGGTGATTCTGAAACTCTTGAGTGAAGAAGTATTTGATTTTTCTAGTGGACAGATAACCCAAGTGAAAGCTAAGCATTTAAAAGACAG catGTGCAACGAATTCTCACAAATTTTTCAGCTTTGTCAGTTTGTGATG GAAAATTCCCAAAATGCTCCACTTGTACATGCAACTTTAGAAACGTTGCTCAGATTTCTTAACTGGATTCCGCTTGGGTATATTTTTGAGACCAAGTTAATCAGCACATTAATTTATAAG ttCCTGAATGTTCCAATGTTTCGAAATGTCTCTCTGAAGTGCCTCACTGAGATTGCTGGTGTGAGTGTAAGCCAGTATGAGGAGCAATTTGTAACGCTATTTACGCTGACAATGATGCAGCTAAAACAG ATGCTTCCTCTAAATACCAATATTCGACTTGCATACTCAAATGGAAAGGATGATGAACAGAACTTTATTCAAAATCTCAGTTTGTTTCTCTGCACCTTTCTTAAAGAACATGGTCAACTTATAGAAAAAAGGTTAAATCTCAGGGAAACACTCATGGAG GCCCTTCATTATATGTTGTTGGTATCCGAAGTAGAGGAAACTGAAATCTTTAAGATTTGTCTTGAGTACTGGAATCACCTGGCAGCTGAACTCTATAGAGAAAGCCCGTTCTCAACATCTGCCTCTCCGTTGCTATCTGGAAGTCAGCATTTTGATGTTCCTCCTAGGAGACAGCTCTATTTGCCTGTATTGTCCAAG GTCCGTTTATTAATGGTTAGTAGAATGGCTAAACCAGAGGAAGTATTAGTTGTAGAAAATGATCAGGGAGAAGTTGTAAGAGAATTCATGAAGGATACAGATTCCATAAATTTGTATAAGAATATGAGAGAAACATTAG ttTATCTTACTCATCTGGATTATGTAGATACAGAAAGAATAATGACTGAGAAGCTTCACAATCAAGTGAATGGTACGGAGTGGTCATGGAAGAATTTGAATACATTGTGTTGGGCAATAGGCTCCATTAGTGGAGCAATGCATGAAGAGGATGAAAAGCGATTTCTTGTTACTGTTATAAAG GACCTATTAGGATTATGTGAACAGAAAAGAGGCAAAGATAATAAAGCTATTATTGCATCAAATATCATGTACATAGTAGGTCAATATCCACGATTTTTAAGAGCTCACTGGAAATTTTTGAAGACAGTAGTTAACAAGCTCTTCGAATTCATGCATG agACCCACGATGGAGTCCAGGACATGGCTTGTGATACTTTCATTAAAATAGCTCAAAAGTGCCGCAGGCATTTCGTTCAGGTTCAGGTTGGAGAAGTAATGCCATTTATTGATGAGATTTTGAACAATATTAACACTATAATTTGTGATCTTCAACCTCAACAG GTCCATACATTTTATGAAGCTGTGGGGTACATGATCGGTGCACAAACAGACCAAACAGTACAGGAACATTTGATAGAAAAATATATGCTACTTCCTAATCAGGTTTGGGATAGCATAATCCAGCAAGCAACCAAA AATGTGGATATACTTAAAGATCCTGAAACAGTCAAGCAACTTGGTAGCATACTGAAAACAAATGTGAGAGCTTGCAAAGCAGTTGGACACCCATTTGTGATTCAGCTTGGGAGAATTTATTTAGATATGCTTAATGTATACAAGTGCCTCAGTGAAAATATTTCTGCAGCTATTCAAGCTAATG GTGAGATGGTTACAAAGCAACCATTGATTAGAAGTATGCGAACAGTAAAAAGAGAAACTTTAAAGTTAATATCTGGTTGGGTGAGCCGGTCTAATGATCCACAGATG gtagCTGAAAATTTTGTTCCTCCTCTGTTGGATGCAGTTCTCATTGATTACCAGAGAAATGTCCCAGCTGCTAGAGAGCCAGAAGTGCTTAGTACTATGGCTATTATTGTCAACAAGTTAGGAGGACATATAACAGCTGAAATACCTCAAATATTTGATGCTGTTTTTGAGTGCACATTGAATATGATAAATAAG GACTTTGAAGAATATCCTGAACACAGAACGAACTTTTTCTTACTACTTCAGGCTGTCAATTCTCATTGTTTCCCAGCGTTCCTGGCTATTCCACCTGCACAGTTTAAACTTGTTTTGGATTCTATTATTTGGGCTTTTAAACATACCATGAGGAATGTAGCAGATACag GCTTACAGATACTTTTTACACTCTTACAAAATGTTGCACAAGAAGAAGCTGCAGCTCAGAGTTTTTATCAGACTTATTTTTGTGATATTCTTCAGCATATCTTTTCTGTTGTGACAGACACCTCACATACTGCGG GTTTAACAATGCATGCATCCATCCTTGCATATATGTTTAATTTGgttgaagaaggaaaaataagtacACCATTAAATCCTGGAAATCCAGTTAACAACCAAATGTTTATTCAGGAATATGTGGCTAATCTTCTTAAGTCTGCATTCCCTCATCTACAAGA CGCTCAAGTAAAGCTCTTTGTGACAGGACTTTTCAGCTTAAATCAGGATATTCCAGCATTCAAGGAACATCTTCGGGATTTCCTGGTACAGATAAAG GAGTTTGCAGGTGAAGATACATCGGATCTCTTTTTGGAAGAACGAGAAACAGCCCTTCGACAGGctcaggaagaaaaacacaaacttCAGATGTCTGTCCCAGGCATCCTTAATCCACATGAAATTCCAGAAGAAATGTGTGATTAA